A genomic segment from Amygdalobacter nucleatus encodes:
- a CDS encoding C1 family peptidase, translating to MLNIDQKTLTAFQERYGKDLQSQAVAGAIAKVGLYEASVNQNAIRRHNFVFSEEPKIGKITNQKASGRCWMFSALNVARLSIMEHFNMETFEFSQAYTFFYDKLEKANYFLESILETLDEKKDSRLINHLLQAPVQDGGQWDMFKGILAKYGCVPKELMPETFHSSNSGGMDTYLTSLLRSYAHELRTAHQKEGKTATELRERKTDMLYAVYNLLVKCLGQPPVKFSYSYRNKDKKFVRLPETTPQEFFEKYVGWNLKDMVSLINAPTEDKPYGHTYTVKFLGTVKEAAPICYLNVPIEVLKQAAVASIKDGHPVWFGCDVGKRLLSKNGIMDLDIYNYDLTVGNGSKLNKAERLDYCDSLLTHAMVLAGVDLAEDGKILNWKVENSWGKDAGKDGIYSMTDAWFDEYTYQIMVDKKYVPAEYQAALTEQPKALEPWDPFGALALVM from the coding sequence ATGCTTAATATTGATCAAAAAACTTTAACCGCTTTTCAAGAGCGTTATGGTAAAGATTTACAGAGCCAAGCAGTAGCAGGTGCAATTGCTAAAGTTGGCTTATATGAAGCTTCTGTTAATCAAAACGCTATCCGTCGCCATAACTTTGTCTTCTCCGAAGAGCCTAAGATTGGTAAAATCACAAACCAAAAAGCTTCTGGCCGTTGCTGGATGTTCTCTGCTTTGAATGTTGCTCGCTTGAGTATTATGGAACATTTCAACATGGAAACATTCGAATTTTCTCAGGCTTATACTTTCTTCTACGACAAACTTGAGAAAGCTAACTATTTCCTAGAATCTATTCTTGAGACCTTGGATGAAAAAAAAGATTCACGCTTGATCAATCATTTGTTGCAAGCTCCAGTGCAAGATGGTGGCCAATGGGATATGTTCAAGGGTATTTTAGCTAAGTATGGTTGCGTACCTAAAGAATTGATGCCTGAAACTTTCCATTCTTCTAATTCAGGTGGCATGGATACTTATTTGACCAGCTTATTGCGCAGCTACGCTCATGAATTGAGAACAGCTCACCAAAAAGAGGGCAAAACAGCTACTGAGTTAAGAGAAAGAAAGACAGATATGCTCTATGCTGTCTACAATCTCTTAGTTAAATGCTTAGGTCAGCCACCTGTAAAATTCTCATATTCCTATCGTAACAAGGATAAGAAGTTCGTTCGCTTGCCTGAAACTACACCACAAGAGTTCTTTGAGAAGTATGTTGGTTGGAACTTGAAGGACATGGTTTCCTTGATCAATGCTCCAACTGAAGATAAGCCATATGGCCATACTTACACAGTCAAATTCTTAGGTACAGTCAAGGAAGCAGCTCCAATTTGCTATCTGAACGTACCAATTGAGGTCTTGAAACAAGCAGCAGTCGCTTCAATCAAAGATGGTCATCCAGTTTGGTTCGGTTGCGATGTTGGCAAACGTTTGCTCAGCAAGAATGGTATCATGGACTTAGACATTTATAATTACGACTTAACAGTTGGCAATGGCTCTAAGTTGAACAAGGCAGAGCGCTTGGATTATTGCGATTCACTCTTAACTCACGCTATGGTCTTAGCTGGTGTTGATCTTGCAGAAGATGGCAAGATCTTGAACTGGAAGGTTGAAAACTCATGGGGTAAGGATGCTGGTAAAGACGGTATTTACTCAATGACAGATGCTTGGTTTGATGAATACACATATCAGATCATGGTCGACAAGAAGTACGTACCAGCTGAATATCAAGCAGCCTTAACTGAACAACCAAAGGCATTGGAACCTTGGGATCCATTTGGTGCTTTGGCTTTAGTTATGTAA